From the Novosphingobium terrae genome, one window contains:
- a CDS encoding YbaK/EbsC family protein, with protein sequence MDMIARVREALLAAGHPDSIAQFPAGTHSAADAAAAVGCSVAQIAKSIVFRADDAIVLVVASGANRIDRGKVGAVLGLKVKNADPVWVEERTGFAVGGVSPIGHPCPVTVVMDRDLLQHDMVWAAAGSPTHTFSTTAPQLIALTSGLVADVRQD encoded by the coding sequence ATGGACATGATCGCAAGGGTACGTGAAGCGCTGCTGGCCGCTGGTCACCCGGACAGCATCGCACAGTTCCCCGCTGGCACGCATAGCGCCGCTGACGCCGCAGCGGCGGTGGGCTGCTCGGTTGCGCAGATCGCCAAATCCATCGTCTTTCGCGCTGATGATGCCATCGTGTTGGTGGTCGCCTCGGGCGCTAACCGGATCGACCGGGGCAAGGTGGGGGCGGTGCTCGGCCTCAAGGTGAAGAACGCCGATCCCGTCTGGGTCGAGGAGAGGACCGGTTTTGCCGTGGGCGGCGTCTCCCCCATCGGCCATCCGTGCCCCGTCACCGTCGTGATGGACCGCGATCTGTTGCAGCACGATATGGTCTGGGCGGCGGCCGGATCGCCCACGCATACGTTCAGCACCACGGCGCCTCAACTGATCGCGCTGACATCAGGACTGGTGGCGGATGTCCGGCAGGACTGA
- a CDS encoding class I SAM-dependent methyltransferase, which translates to MTQPSTPAQKFDPLRAGEYQTQSRIALAGYDACHDLAACMIAASLGNPAQAHMLIVGAGGGGQEIVAANRLGPDWHFTAVDPSPPMMDLAVEQLTQAGLAARTHFHLGYVDDLPEGQQFDAATLIGVLHHQPGDEAKRRLLASIADRLAPGAPLIVAGNRLAYAEHPLLLSAWGERWRMHGATAEEVHAKLGKILEGADPPASEEKVAQLLRDAGFGQPTWFFSSLFWGACLARRQG; encoded by the coding sequence ATGACTCAGCCATCAACCCCCGCGCAGAAATTCGACCCGCTTCGGGCCGGAGAATACCAGACACAGAGCAGGATCGCCCTTGCCGGATACGATGCCTGCCATGATCTGGCGGCCTGCATGATAGCGGCCTCGCTTGGCAATCCCGCGCAAGCGCATATGCTCATTGTGGGCGCAGGCGGGGGCGGTCAGGAAATCGTCGCGGCAAACCGGCTGGGGCCGGATTGGCACTTCACCGCCGTGGACCCGTCTCCGCCAATGATGGACCTTGCCGTGGAGCAATTGACTCAGGCGGGACTGGCGGCGCGAACCCATTTCCATCTCGGCTATGTCGATGACCTGCCGGAGGGGCAGCAGTTTGACGCCGCAACGCTGATCGGTGTTCTTCATCACCAGCCCGGAGACGAGGCCAAACGACGGTTGCTGGCCTCGATTGCCGATCGTCTGGCGCCCGGCGCACCGCTGATCGTGGCGGGAAATCGCCTGGCCTATGCCGAGCATCCGCTGTTGCTTTCGGCATGGGGCGAACGCTGGCGGATGCATGGTGCCACCGCCGAAGAGGTTCACGCCAAGCTGGGCAAGATTTTGGAAGGCGCCGACCCTCCCGCTTCGGAAGAGAAAGTGGCCCAACTGCTCAGGGATGCCGGCTTCGGCCAACCGACATGGTTCTTCTCCAGCCTTTTCTGGGGAGCGTGCCTTGCCAGACGTCAGGGTTAG
- a CDS encoding MFS transporter: MPLALYALTAGAFGIGVTEFVIMGLLLQVSADLHVSIAAAGLLISGYALGVVVGAPVLTVLTAKWPRKTILLALMAIFIAGNAACALAPTYGFLMAARVLTALAHGTFFGVGSVVATGLVADDRKASAIAVMFTGLTVANILGVPLRTWIGQHLGWRATFVAVTLTGLAAFAVIAALVPRDGAAPEASDWRADLAAILRVPVLLGLLTTVLGYAGVFAVFTYIAPMLTRISGFQEPAVAPILLVSGGGLVVGNLLGGRLADRGLLATVFGTLAVLALVLAAMTPGLPSPAAAVVLTGMLGAAGFATVAPLQMWVLSRVQGTSRSLASSFNIAAFNLGNAIGAWAGGMVIDHGPGLTFVPIVAAAFPLAAIGAAALAAGLNRSRRTNPITELNSHVR, encoded by the coding sequence ATGCCGTTGGCGCTCTATGCCTTGACGGCCGGAGCCTTCGGCATCGGCGTCACCGAATTCGTCATCATGGGGTTGCTGCTCCAGGTCAGTGCCGACCTGCATGTGAGTATCGCGGCCGCGGGATTGCTGATCTCCGGCTATGCTCTGGGCGTCGTCGTCGGCGCGCCTGTGCTGACCGTGTTGACCGCGAAGTGGCCGCGAAAGACCATCCTGCTAGCGTTGATGGCAATCTTCATCGCCGGCAACGCGGCCTGTGCGCTGGCACCGACCTATGGTTTCCTGATGGCAGCCCGCGTGCTGACCGCGCTGGCGCACGGCACTTTTTTTGGCGTCGGCTCGGTGGTGGCTACCGGCCTCGTTGCTGATGACCGCAAAGCTTCGGCTATCGCCGTGATGTTCACCGGTTTGACCGTCGCCAACATCCTCGGCGTGCCGCTCAGAACCTGGATCGGTCAACATCTCGGCTGGCGCGCGACCTTCGTCGCTGTGACGCTGACCGGCCTTGCCGCCTTCGCGGTCATTGCAGCCCTGGTTCCCCGGGACGGCGCGGCGCCAGAGGCGAGCGACTGGCGGGCGGATCTGGCAGCCATCCTCCGTGTGCCTGTTCTGCTTGGTTTGCTGACCACCGTCCTCGGCTATGCCGGTGTCTTTGCGGTGTTCACCTACATCGCGCCGATGCTGACCCGGATCAGTGGGTTTCAGGAGCCGGCGGTCGCGCCGATCCTGCTGGTGTCCGGCGGGGGGCTCGTCGTGGGTAATCTGCTGGGTGGCCGGCTCGCCGATCGCGGCCTGCTCGCCACCGTGTTCGGGACGCTGGCCGTGCTGGCGCTGGTGCTGGCGGCCATGACGCCGGGCCTCCCTTCGCCGGCGGCGGCGGTCGTGCTGACGGGCATGCTGGGCGCCGCCGGCTTCGCGACTGTAGCGCCGCTTCAGATGTGGGTGCTATCACGAGTGCAAGGCACGAGCCGGAGCCTCGCGTCCTCCTTCAACATCGCAGCATTCAATCTGGGCAACGCGATCGGCGCCTGGGCGGGCGGCATGGTCATCGACCACGGTCCCGGACTGACCTTCGTTCCGATTGTTGCCGCAGCCTTTCCTTTGGCGGCGATCGGCGCCGCGGCGCTGGCGGCGGGATTGAACCGCAGCCGCCGTACCAACCCGATCACGGAGCTCAATTCCCATGTCCGTTAA
- a CDS encoding HlyD family secretion protein, with amino-acid sequence MPMPLPAKIAIGALAAVALMGATWSAAHDEGSATAQTTDDAYVLADSSTVAPRISGQIARVLVTDNQTVRQGDLLATLDDRDYKVALASAQAELHAAQARAESLQRQLVRQDDVIEQARAATQADAAAVMLSQANAGRYRDLARDGSASRQEQQEADSRLASDQAASRRDQAGHGAARAQMPVLRAQWEEAQAVIARAQAAVDTAALNLSYTQIHAPVDGIVGQRTLRVGNYVQSGTPLLAVVPVRLAYVEARYRETQLVRMHPGQRVTFRLDAAPDVTFTGHVESIAPASGASFAVIAPENATGNFTKITQRLPVRIAIDPAQPGLDRLRVGMSVVPTVLTDS; translated from the coding sequence ATGCCCATGCCCCTTCCCGCCAAGATCGCCATCGGCGCTCTCGCCGCCGTTGCCCTGATGGGCGCCACCTGGTCGGCTGCCCATGATGAGGGCAGCGCAACCGCCCAGACCACCGATGACGCCTATGTGCTGGCTGATTCAAGCACAGTGGCCCCCCGCATCTCGGGCCAGATCGCCCGCGTGCTGGTGACCGACAATCAGACGGTCCGCCAAGGAGACCTGCTGGCCACGCTTGACGACCGCGATTACAAGGTCGCTCTGGCCTCAGCGCAAGCCGAACTGCATGCCGCGCAGGCCAGAGCCGAGAGCCTGCAGCGGCAGTTGGTCCGTCAGGATGATGTGATCGAACAGGCCCGCGCCGCCACCCAGGCCGATGCTGCGGCCGTCATGCTCTCGCAAGCCAATGCCGGGCGCTATCGCGACCTTGCCCGCGACGGATCGGCCAGCCGTCAGGAACAGCAGGAGGCCGACAGCCGCCTCGCCTCCGATCAGGCCGCCAGCCGGCGCGATCAGGCAGGCCATGGCGCCGCCCGCGCCCAGATGCCGGTGCTGCGCGCGCAATGGGAGGAGGCGCAGGCCGTCATCGCCCGGGCACAGGCCGCCGTCGATACGGCAGCCCTCAACCTCTCCTATACGCAGATCCATGCGCCGGTGGATGGGATCGTTGGCCAGCGCACGCTGCGGGTTGGCAATTATGTCCAGTCCGGCACGCCCCTGCTGGCCGTGGTGCCCGTGCGGCTGGCCTATGTCGAGGCGCGCTATCGGGAAACGCAATTGGTCCGCATGCATCCGGGCCAGCGCGTGACCTTCCGCCTCGATGCCGCACCCGATGTGACCTTTACCGGGCATGTTGAAAGCATTGCTCCAGCTTCAGGCGCCTCTTTTGCCGTGATCGCGCCCGAGAATGCCACGGGCAATTTCACCAAGATCACCCAGCGCCTTCCCGTGCGCATCGCGATCGACCCGGCGCAACCCGGGCTCGATCGCCTGCGGGTCGGCATGTCGGTCGTGCCGACCGTGTTGACAGACAGTTGA
- a CDS encoding efflux transporter outer membrane subunit: protein MRALRILVSGLMLAGSGCTLGPNHTPPPALTPPDATQSAAQAMLGQEGTISAAWWQSFHDPVLDRLEAQTLDGNLDLAEATARIGSARAQDHMAGAIGRPHIAGNSSYQRERASPKGILALTGAGSPAPSAAGGGDPFGTSTLPPGSKSDDYDLFQAGFDASWELDLWGKARRIREASRAEAQEAVLQRDAVRISLSAEVARTYMRLRGAEARLTILRDNRKAVAAGERIAQRRLSSGASTRFDAATAGAQLAAIDAQLPLAEREAAQARNALALLAGLEPHGLDAVLAGPETASVQATALPEGLPSDLARHRPDIKAAEAALHAATARIGAAKADFYPSITLSGSFGLQSVTAADFPLWNARQFVAGPVLSLPIFQGGRLKGRLELAQSEQKIAALRYRETVLRAWHEIDDALEILRTADARLTATTEGVAQSRAAAHVSERRYGAGATGYVDVLVAERARLDREAEWIDARAERAIAITALYKALGGGWAPPSA, encoded by the coding sequence ATGCGCGCCCTCCGCATTCTGGTGTCTGGCCTGATGCTGGCCGGCAGCGGCTGCACACTCGGTCCCAATCACACCCCGCCCCCTGCCCTGACCCCACCCGATGCCACACAGTCCGCCGCTCAGGCCATGCTGGGGCAGGAGGGCACGATCAGCGCCGCCTGGTGGCAGAGCTTCCATGATCCGGTGCTCGACCGGCTCGAAGCGCAGACGCTGGACGGCAATCTCGATCTGGCCGAGGCGACGGCGCGGATCGGGAGCGCCCGGGCGCAAGACCACATGGCGGGCGCCATCGGACGCCCTCACATCGCTGGAAACAGTTCCTATCAGCGCGAACGAGCCAGCCCGAAAGGCATCCTCGCGCTGACCGGCGCGGGGAGCCCTGCCCCCTCCGCTGCAGGCGGTGGTGACCCTTTCGGCACCTCCACCTTGCCGCCCGGTTCGAAATCGGATGATTATGATCTGTTCCAGGCTGGCTTCGACGCCAGCTGGGAACTGGACCTGTGGGGCAAGGCGCGCCGCATCCGCGAGGCGAGCCGCGCCGAGGCACAAGAAGCGGTGCTTCAGCGCGATGCCGTCCGCATTTCATTGAGCGCCGAGGTCGCAAGGACCTATATGCGGCTGCGCGGCGCCGAAGCGCGCCTGACGATCTTGCGTGACAACCGCAAGGCCGTCGCCGCCGGGGAGCGTATCGCCCAGCGCCGCCTGTCGAGCGGAGCCTCGACACGCTTCGATGCCGCGACCGCAGGCGCTCAACTCGCCGCGATCGATGCCCAGCTGCCCCTGGCCGAACGTGAAGCCGCACAGGCACGCAATGCGCTGGCGCTTCTGGCAGGGCTTGAGCCGCATGGTCTCGATGCAGTGCTGGCTGGTCCTGAAACGGCCAGTGTGCAAGCCACCGCGCTTCCCGAAGGCCTGCCTTCCGACCTTGCCCGCCATCGCCCGGACATCAAGGCGGCAGAAGCAGCCCTGCATGCCGCCACAGCCCGGATCGGCGCGGCAAAGGCCGATTTCTACCCATCCATCACGCTGAGCGGCAGCTTTGGCCTGCAATCGGTCACGGCGGCGGATTTCCCTTTGTGGAACGCGCGCCAGTTCGTGGCCGGGCCTGTGCTGTCCTTGCCGATCTTTCAGGGTGGCCGCCTCAAAGGGCGGCTCGAACTGGCGCAGTCAGAGCAGAAAATTGCCGCCTTGCGCTATCGTGAAACAGTGCTGCGCGCTTGGCACGAGATCGACGATGCGCTGGAGATACTCCGCACAGCCGACGCCAGATTGACCGCAACCACTGAAGGCGTGGCGCAAAGCCGCGCTGCCGCCCATGTCTCCGAACGCCGCTATGGCGCGGGCGCAACTGGCTATGTTGATGTTCTTGTCGCCGAAAGGGCGCGACTCGACCGGGAGGCGGAATGGATTGACGCCCGCGCCGAACGCGCCATTGCGATCACGGCGCTGTACAAGGCTCTGGGTGGCGGCTGGGCGCCTCCATCGGCATGA
- the dapF gene encoding diaminopimelate epimerase: MHANGDDFVLIDLRGSDMAINPELVRLMGDRQRGIGFNQLATLADCTDATASLSFWNADGSPLDACGSATRGAALKLMEEIGSDVVTVRTARGLLACSRDGDGLIAVDMGKPSLDWADVPMAKAMDTLILPLDGAPAACSMGNPHCTFFVEDAEAVALDIFGAAIENHPLFPQGVNVHVVQVIDPAHIRLRIWERGAGLSPGSGSCACAAVVNGIRRGLLGPRVAVQCDGGMLHVAWRGEGVLLTGPVERSHSGVCAGSRS; this comes from the coding sequence ATGCATGCCAATGGCGATGATTTCGTGCTGATCGACCTGCGCGGCAGCGACATGGCGATCAATCCGGAGCTTGTCCGGCTGATGGGCGATCGCCAGCGCGGGATCGGCTTCAACCAGCTCGCCACGCTTGCCGATTGCACCGATGCAACGGCAAGTTTGTCCTTCTGGAACGCGGATGGCTCACCGCTGGACGCCTGCGGCAGTGCGACGCGGGGTGCCGCGCTGAAGCTGATGGAGGAAATCGGCTCAGATGTTGTGACCGTCAGAACCGCGCGCGGATTGCTGGCCTGTTCGCGGGACGGAGATGGCCTGATTGCCGTCGATATGGGCAAGCCCTCGCTCGACTGGGCCGATGTGCCGATGGCCAAAGCCATGGACACGCTGATCCTGCCGCTCGATGGCGCGCCTGCTGCCTGCAGCATGGGCAATCCGCATTGCACTTTCTTCGTCGAGGACGCCGAGGCGGTCGCTCTCGATATCTTCGGCGCGGCCATCGAGAACCACCCGTTGTTCCCGCAAGGGGTGAATGTGCATGTGGTACAGGTCATCGATCCTGCCCATATCCGTCTGCGGATCTGGGAGCGCGGCGCGGGCCTATCCCCCGGTTCGGGGTCCTGCGCCTGCGCGGCGGTCGTCAATGGCATTCGGCGCGGCTTGCTCGGCCCCCGCGTTGCGGTGCAATGCGATGGCGGCATGCTCCATGTCGCATGGCGTGGCGAAGGCGTGCTGCTGACCGGCCCGGTGGAGCGCAGCCATAGCGGCGTCTGCGCCGGGAGCCGGTCATGA
- a CDS encoding AraC family transcriptional regulator: MRTNKDPEDAFEDYNLLRPISSMVVKQGWEKDRHAHRRSQLLVSVRGLITCEVENGLWLVPSHNALWIPPGIDHSVRCTGDVEIYLVFMDEAVISALPGQCCTLGISPLLRELVRAVSQLPPLYDEAGPPAPLIQTMLNELAVAPVEQLYLPVPADQRLRNVAEAWTAEPADRTKLGGWASRIGMSERSLSRLVLEQTGMSFIRWRQQFQIMLALERLTRGVSVQTIAFDLGYETPSAFIAMFRKILGASPNRYLAQVEKRSRRASSPY; the protein is encoded by the coding sequence ATGCGGACGAACAAAGATCCCGAAGACGCGTTTGAAGACTATAACCTCCTGCGGCCGATTTCCTCGATGGTTGTAAAGCAGGGTTGGGAAAAGGATCGGCATGCTCATCGCCGTTCCCAGCTTCTGGTCTCTGTCAGAGGCCTCATCACATGCGAGGTCGAGAACGGTCTCTGGCTTGTTCCTTCGCACAATGCCTTGTGGATTCCTCCAGGGATCGACCATAGTGTGCGCTGCACGGGCGACGTCGAAATCTATCTCGTCTTCATGGATGAAGCCGTCATCTCGGCCCTGCCCGGACAATGCTGCACACTGGGAATCTCACCGCTGCTACGTGAACTCGTCCGCGCCGTGTCGCAATTGCCACCTCTTTATGACGAGGCGGGCCCTCCTGCCCCACTCATCCAGACGATGCTGAACGAATTAGCCGTTGCGCCCGTCGAGCAACTGTATTTGCCTGTTCCGGCCGATCAGCGACTGCGCAATGTCGCAGAAGCGTGGACAGCCGAACCAGCAGACCGCACGAAGCTGGGTGGCTGGGCATCGCGGATCGGCATGAGCGAGCGCAGCCTGTCCCGCCTCGTTCTAGAACAGACTGGCATGTCCTTCATACGCTGGCGACAGCAGTTTCAGATCATGCTGGCTCTGGAGCGGCTTACGCGCGGCGTGAGCGTTCAGACCATCGCGTTCGACCTTGGTTATGAAACCCCGAGCGCTTTCATCGCAATGTTTCGCAAAATCCTTGGCGCTTCACCCAATCGCTATCTGGCCCAAGTCGAGAAGCGGTCCCGGCGTGCCTCGTCGCCTTACTGA
- a CDS encoding LysR family transcriptional regulator, producing MARSDINRTGEMEVFASVVEHRGFSAAARVCRMTPSAVSKLVARLESRLGTRLVNRSTRAFQLTPEGCAFYERTKRILADIADAERSAGAGEQPIGRIRLNTSASYGTHILAPILPEFLQRYPGVTLDLIQTDTVVDLLTERIDVAVRAGPLKSSSLIARRLGATTMRIVAAPAYLARSGQPRTIEDLDDHARIGFSYSRTVDGWPMKRDSQTVVVPVVGPVQASDGEALRQLALGGAGIARLAGFMIRDDIAAGRLVPVLDHLNPGDREEFHAIHVGQGGPLPSRVRAVLDFLAERGRVE from the coding sequence ATGGCGCGATCTGATATCAACCGCACTGGGGAGATGGAGGTGTTCGCCTCTGTCGTGGAGCACCGAGGCTTCTCCGCGGCTGCCCGCGTCTGCCGCATGACGCCTTCAGCGGTCAGCAAGCTTGTCGCCCGGCTGGAGTCCCGCCTTGGTACGAGGTTGGTCAACCGCTCAACGCGGGCGTTCCAACTTACGCCGGAAGGCTGCGCCTTCTACGAGCGCACGAAGCGCATTCTGGCCGATATCGCCGATGCAGAACGCAGCGCGGGTGCCGGCGAGCAGCCGATCGGCCGCATCCGCCTCAACACGAGTGCGTCCTACGGCACCCATATCCTCGCGCCCATCCTCCCGGAGTTCCTGCAGCGCTACCCAGGCGTGACGCTGGACCTAATCCAAACCGACACGGTCGTCGACCTGCTGACGGAGCGGATCGACGTGGCCGTGCGCGCCGGGCCGCTCAAGAGTTCCAGTCTGATTGCGCGCAGGCTCGGCGCGACGACGATGAGGATCGTGGCGGCGCCGGCCTATCTCGCCCGGTCCGGCCAACCCAGGACGATCGAAGATCTTGATGATCACGCTCGCATCGGCTTCAGCTACTCACGTACCGTCGATGGCTGGCCGATGAAGAGGGATAGCCAGACGGTTGTCGTTCCTGTTGTCGGACCGGTTCAGGCGAGTGACGGCGAAGCCTTGCGCCAGCTCGCCCTCGGCGGGGCCGGCATTGCCCGTCTTGCCGGTTTCATGATCCGCGACGATATCGCCGCAGGCCGTCTGGTTCCTGTGCTCGATCATCTGAACCCGGGCGATCGTGAAGAGTTCCACGCGATCCATGTAGGGCAGGGCGGCCCGCTTCCTTCGCGCGTGCGCGCTGTATTGGATTTTCTGGCCGAACGTGGAAGGGTGGAATAA
- a CDS encoding MFS transporter, producing MTAAASVAGAARAADAGQAVAVAPVWDLRLATGLAGILIAAMMSGLNDRVTGVTLTDVAGARGLAGDDAHLLGTIYAATQLGAMPIASWFAATFSLRRFLLAITLVFLTSALLLPLAPNFGWLLALRAVQGVAGGAMVPLLMGAALRFLPPAIKLQGLGFYSLTATFSPNLALWFAASWMDGWNDWRLTYWQVIPVGLIVLAMVGWGLPQDPVKPERLREIDGLGLASGPLGLMLLAFVAEEGERLDWFHSPLILGALLASAALIGIFILSEWHHPQPFMKLQMLSRRNFWLGLPLFIGILMVVVASSLLPAAHLAEVQHFRPLQIAPIGLIISLPQILLAPLVSALLYHRWVDARHVIAMGLALIATSCWLGAQVTDGWMVREFWLAQACQMIGQPLALVPFLYVSVSTLLSPAEGALYAGLINTLKTLASVIGAALVERLLVTGTAAHLSILADRAGRLAQHEIPALSETQAITGAIADAYGLAACLAALLIIPTLSLKHVPPPPPAKKV from the coding sequence ATGACGGCGGCGGCATCTGTCGCCGGCGCGGCACGCGCTGCCGATGCGGGGCAAGCCGTTGCTGTGGCGCCAGTCTGGGACCTCCGTCTGGCGACAGGCCTTGCCGGCATTCTGATTGCCGCGATGATGTCGGGCCTCAACGACCGGGTGACCGGTGTGACCTTGACCGATGTCGCGGGAGCAAGAGGTCTCGCAGGCGACGATGCCCATTTGCTCGGCACCATCTACGCCGCCACCCAGCTTGGTGCCATGCCGATCGCATCATGGTTTGCCGCCACCTTTTCGCTGCGCCGCTTTCTGCTGGCGATCACGCTGGTCTTTCTGACCTCTGCCCTGCTGCTGCCGCTGGCCCCGAACTTCGGCTGGTTGCTGGCGCTGCGCGCCGTTCAGGGGGTGGCGGGCGGGGCAATGGTCCCGCTGCTGATGGGAGCAGCACTGCGCTTTCTTCCACCCGCGATCAAGCTGCAGGGGTTGGGCTTCTACTCGCTGACCGCCACCTTCTCGCCCAATCTGGCCCTGTGGTTCGCCGCAAGCTGGATGGATGGCTGGAACGACTGGCGACTGACCTATTGGCAGGTGATCCCGGTCGGGCTGATCGTGCTGGCCATGGTGGGCTGGGGCCTGCCGCAGGACCCGGTGAAGCCTGAAAGGCTGCGCGAGATCGATGGGCTGGGTCTGGCGAGCGGCCCGCTCGGCCTGATGCTGCTGGCCTTCGTGGCCGAAGAGGGCGAAAGGCTCGACTGGTTCCATTCACCCCTCATCCTCGGCGCTTTGCTCGCCAGTGCCGCGTTGATCGGAATCTTCATCCTCAGCGAATGGCATCACCCCCAGCCCTTCATGAAGCTTCAGATGTTGTCGCGCCGCAATTTCTGGCTGGGCCTGCCGCTTTTCATCGGCATCCTCATGGTGGTGGTCGCCAGTTCGCTGCTGCCCGCCGCCCATCTGGCCGAAGTCCAGCATTTCCGCCCGCTGCAGATCGCACCCATCGGCCTGATCATCAGCCTGCCGCAAATCCTGCTGGCGCCGCTCGTGTCCGCCCTGCTGTATCATCGCTGGGTCGATGCGCGCCATGTGATTGCCATGGGTCTGGCGCTGATCGCCACATCATGCTGGCTGGGCGCGCAGGTCACCGATGGCTGGATGGTTCGTGAGTTCTGGCTGGCCCAGGCCTGCCAGATGATCGGCCAACCGCTGGCCCTCGTGCCCTTTCTTTATGTCTCGGTCAGCACGCTGCTCTCACCGGCCGAGGGCGCGCTTTATGCTGGCCTCATCAACACGCTCAAGACGCTGGCCAGCGTGATCGGCGCGGCGCTTGTCGAGCGGCTGCTGGTCACCGGCACGGCGGCCCATCTCAGCATCCTTGCCGATCGCGCCGGGAGACTGGCTCAGCACGAGATTCCTGCGCTGTCCGAAACACAGGCCATCACCGGTGCCATCGCCGATGCCTATGGGCTCGCAGCCTGCCTCGCCGCGCTGCTGATCATCCCCACCCTTTCGCTCAAGCATGTTCCACCGCCGCCCCCGGCGAAGAAAGTCTAG
- a CDS encoding PhzF family phenazine biosynthesis protein, with the protein MLAQRRGILAASGAVIGAMAVGTGASPAPVTGRPYEVYDVFTDRPLSGNPVAVFTAPEGLSPDMMMAMTREINYSECTFIFPATLPGCDIQIRFFAMNSGAEIPIAGHPTIGTVFSLAERGLIPAGRPSITLQLGVGPTRVDLEWQGGRLRFAWMQQQKPGLDASISDRAAAAAAMGLTMGDLADAPIQQVSCGAAFLMFPVKTRAAVDRAQLDRAAMGRLIDAAGLIRRGVMIFSQQPGGDDATVYSRMLGFGVTEDAATGNASGPLAAYLVTHGLVPPGQAGHMISRQGVHMQRPSRVHMATRRNGDSLSVMIGGSAVKSAEGRMFV; encoded by the coding sequence ATGCTGGCACAAAGGCGGGGCATTCTGGCTGCATCAGGCGCGGTCATTGGCGCCATGGCTGTAGGAACCGGCGCAAGCCCGGCCCCTGTCACAGGGCGGCCCTATGAGGTCTATGATGTGTTCACCGACAGGCCGCTCAGTGGCAATCCAGTAGCGGTGTTCACCGCTCCCGAGGGGCTGTCGCCGGATATGATGATGGCGATGACGCGTGAGATCAACTATTCGGAATGCACCTTTATATTCCCGGCGACCCTGCCCGGATGTGATATCCAGATCCGCTTTTTCGCGATGAACAGCGGTGCGGAAATCCCCATTGCGGGCCACCCCACCATCGGGACAGTGTTCTCTCTGGCAGAGCGCGGGCTGATCCCTGCCGGGCGTCCCTCGATCACGCTGCAACTGGGGGTCGGCCCCACCCGCGTCGATCTGGAGTGGCAAGGCGGGCGCCTGCGCTTTGCCTGGATGCAGCAGCAGAAACCCGGGCTGGATGCTTCCATCAGCGATCGGGCTGCGGCTGCCGCTGCCATGGGACTGACGATGGGTGATTTGGCCGATGCGCCAATCCAGCAAGTGTCCTGCGGGGCGGCCTTTCTGATGTTCCCGGTCAAAACCCGCGCCGCTGTGGACAGGGCCCAGCTCGATCGCGCCGCGATGGGTCGGCTGATCGACGCGGCAGGGCTGATCCGACGCGGGGTGATGATCTTCTCGCAACAGCCGGGCGGCGATGACGCCACCGTCTACAGCCGCATGCTGGGCTTCGGCGTGACCGAGGATGCCGCGACGGGCAATGCCAGCGGTCCGCTGGCAGCCTATCTCGTCACCCATGGGCTGGTGCCGCCCGGGCAGGCCGGGCACATGATCAGCCGTCAGGGTGTGCATATGCAGCGGCCCAGCCGCGTGCATATGGCGACGCGAAGGAATGGCGACAGCCTGTCGGTCATGATCGGCGGCAGCGCTGTCAAATCCGCTGAGGGACGAATGTTCGTCTGA